AACTTGATCTGATGGTGAGTAAAAACACCTCGTGCCACGAGACGGCCTTTACCGTTACGATAGATGCAAAGGCGGCTACAACGGGAGTTAGCGCTTATGAGCGCGATATGACGATACGTTTAGCCACAGATCATACTTCTAAGCCTGAAGATTTCGTAAAGCCGGGGCATATCTTTCCTCTTATAGCCAAAAAAGGCGGCGTGCTAAGCAGAACAGGTCACACAGAAGGCTCGGTTGATCTTTGCAAATACGCAGGAGTGACGCAAGCTGCGGTGATTTGCGAGATCGTAAAAGATGATGGAAATATGGCAAGAAGAGCCGATCTTGAGGAGTTCTGTAAGAAATTTGGGCTTAATATGGTCTCGGTTTCAGAGTTGGTTGAGTATAGGCTAAAGCATGAGAGTTTAATAGACATAAAAGAAAAATCAGATGCTAAGATAGCTGGCTTTAATGCCGTTAAATACGACATAATCGACCATAAAGACCAAACGCATTTTGCATTTGCATTTGGCGAAATAAACAAGCGTGCAAATGTAAAATTTCACAAAACCGCAAGCGATATCGAGCTTTTGACCTCGGCTAAATTCGAAGATCTTTTAAAATCGATCAAGTATCTAAGCGAAAACGGTGGAGTTTTGGTATTTTTGCAAGATGAAAAAACCTGCGACAGCACTATAAAAGACTTTGGCATCGGAGCTCAAATTTTAAGAAAGCTAGGAGTTGAAGAGATCGAGCTTCTAAGCTCAAGCAAAAACCGAGAATTCGTAGCTCTTGGCGGATTTGGTCTTGATATAGTGGAGTATAAAGAGCTTAATTAAGCTTAAATTTGCAAAACCAAGGAGGCTTTTTGCAAAAGGTGATTTTCACTCTGTTTTTCTTGTTTGGGACGATTTGCGTTTGGTTTTATTACGCTAGCGGCGATGTTAAATTTCTGGTTTTGGCGGGCTTTTTGCTTGCTAGCTTTTTGATATATCTGCTTGCCGGCAATAAAGCACAGAACAAAAATGATGTAGAGCGAGCCTTTGCAAAGACTCCAAATCTGGGGCTTTTGCTCGTAGATGAAAGCGGAATAATCAAATTTATAAACAAAAAATTTGAGCAAATTTTTAATCTTGAAAGCAAAATATACTATGAGCGAGAATTTAACTCTCTCGTTTTAAATTCCAAAGAGCTTGAGTGCTTAAAAAGCTTTTTAAATCTTAAAAACCACCCTCACGAAAACCAAAATTTCATCGTCTGTATCGATAAAATTTTTTACCGATTAAACGTCTCAAGCGTGCTTGAGGGCGGAGTTAAATTTGACGGATTTATCATCACAGCAAGCGATGTGACGCACGAAAGAGAGCTTGAAGAAAAACAGGCCGAGCACCACAGAATGCTCATATCTAACGCAAAGATGGCGGTTGTGGGCGAGATGATAAACTCCATATCTCATCAGCAGCGCCAGCCTCTTAGCTCTATCTTGCTATCGCTTGAAAATATCGAAGACTGCTTAAATGAAGCCAAATTTGACGAGACAAGAACTCATCTAAGTCGCTGCAAAAACGGGATCAGGCTTATGGATGAGACGATAAGTGCTTTTAGAAGTTTTTATAAAAACGATAACAATATAATAAATTTTAATGTAAAAGATGTTATAAACGAGCTTGCGTTTATAGTAAAGCCGCAGATGAATACGAATGGAATTTTGTTTGAGTTTGAGTGCGAAGAGGGTGAATTTATCGTTTGCGGTATGTCTTCTTACGTGAAGCAAATTTTACTAAGCCTGCTTTCAAACGCCAAAGATGAGCTTGTGAATTTTATGCAAGATGATATATATTTTGAGCCCAGAGTTTGGGTGGGTTTGCAAAGGGCAAAAGGCGAAATTTGTATAAGCGTAAGCGATAACGGTAGCGGTATAAAAGGGGATAAAGAGCGTATCTTTGAGCCGTTTTTCACGACCAAAGAAGAGACGGGAACGGGCATGGGGCTTTATGTGGCTAAAATTTTAGCTACCGATAAGCTTAGCGGAAGACTTGTGCTTGAAAGCGCCAAAGAGCCCACGAAATTTGCGCTTTATCTAAAAAGAGAGGTTAAAGAGGCGGATAATGTATAGTAAGATAAAAGAGATATTAAAAGATGTGAATTTGCTTCTGGTCGAGGATGATGATGACTTAAGAGAGGCGATAAAAAGCGCGATAGAGCACTATGTGCATGAAATTTACGCTTGCAGGGACGCCAAAGAGGCGCTGGAGTGCTTTGGCTCGCGCAATATAAATTTGATAGTTTCTGACATCAACATGCCCAGAATGAGCGGTCTAAAAATGGCTTCGATCATCAGAAAGAGCGATGAGAACGTGCCTATTTTATTTCTAACTGCTTATGATAGCGATGAAAATATGCTAAGTGCGATCGATGTTAAGAGCTCGGGCGTGCTTAAAAAGCCTTTTGACAAACGCGAGCTAGTGATGACAATGAGCTTTGCGGCGAATAAATTTAGAAGCGATTTTGCAAGCGTTGATCTTAAAAACGGCTTTGTGTTTAACGCATTTACAAGAGAGCTTTATAAGGACGGTGAAGTCGTGGCGCTAACTAAAAAGGAGCAAGCGCTACTTCATCTGTTTCTTAAAAACCAGACGCGAACCGTTAGCTTTGAGATGATAGAGGCTAACGTGTGGCAAGGAGAGAGCTGCACGAGTGATGCGATACGCTCGTTTGTCTATAAACTTCGCAAGAAGCTATATCCTGAACTCATCCAAAGCGCTCAAGGTAGAGGCTACAAGCTCTGCTTAAACGAGGAGTGCGATAGGACGGTGAGCGAGGTTGGCTATGTTTGAGAAAAAAATATAGCCCAAGAGTTGTATTTAATAGATATTTGTTATGCTAAAATTAAGTATATTTATTAAAATTTTCTAAATCCACAAAACTACTTAAATAAATTCATAAAATTTCATAAATTTCAAAAAAATCATACTTAAATCATACTTTTTATCTATAATTTCCCTACAACCACGATAAAGGAGAAATATGAAGAAGGTATTACTATCAGTAACGCTAGCCTGTTCGCTATTTGCCGCAGGAGAGGTTTATACGGATGTCGTTAAGCCGCTTTTTTCTGATGCGACTTCAACCAAGTCCATAGGCAGACTGCTTCCAACCAACGCAGTTAAGATAAGCGAAGATAGCGGAGATAGAGTAAAGATAGTCATCCGTGGCTACAAAAACCCTGCTATAGATAACGTGATCTACTATAGCGACTCACAGCGCGTTATAGCGGCTGCATTTGCTAAGACGGCTAAGATCGAGTATAAAACACTTGAAAAGGGCAAAAACGGCAAATGGGACAAAGTAGAAGCAGTTGCTTACACCACAAAGGGCGAATTTGTAAATGAAGTATCTTCTATGTTTGCAAGAGCCGATCAGTTATACAAAGATAACTGCGGTATTTGCCACGGTGCTCATGCGACCGATCACTATACTGCAAACCAATGGCCGGGTCTTGTAAAATCGATGCTTAGCAGAACCGCGATAGACAAAAAAGACGAGTGGCTCATCACGCAATATCTTCAAAAACACTCTTCGGATGTGAAGTAGTGCCTAAAAATGCTTAGACGAGAGATAAAAACCACAAAAGGAGAAAAGATGAATAGACAAAGACGAGATGTTTTAAAATTTGGCGCACTTTTAGCCGGAGCTCCTCTGCTATCAAAGGTTACAGCCACAAATTTACTAGCCGATGAGCTAAATCCGGCCCTTGTAAAAAACGGCACCGTAAATACCGCAGCTCACTGGGGTATGCTAAAAGTGGACGTTAAAGACGGAGTTATCGTAGGTTCAGGTCCTGTGCAAAAGACAAGCGAGATACCAAACCCGCTTCAAAATTTCACAGCCGATATGGTCTATAAAAGCCGTATCAAATACCCAATGGTGCGCAAAAGCTATCTAATGGATCCAAATAACCCAAAACCGGAACTTAGAGGCAAAGACGAGTGGGTTAGAGTAAGATACGAAGATGCTATCAAGCTTGTTGCTAGAGAGCTTAAAAAGACGAGAAAAGAAAAGGGCAACCAAGCTGTATTTGCAGGAAGCTACGGCTGGAAATCAAGCGGTAACGTGCACAACTCAAGAATTTTGCTTCATAGATTTATGAACTTAAGCGGCGGATTTGTGGGTCACTTGGGCGATTATTCAACGGGAGCAAGTCAAGTTATCATGCCTCACGTTGTAGGAAGTATCGAAGTGTATGAGCAACAAACCAGCTGGCCGCTTATACTTGAGCACTCAAAAGTAGTAGTTATCTGGGGAGCAAATCCTATATCCACACTTCGCATAGCTTGGACTTCGACAGACGAGCAAGGCTTTAAATACTTTGAAGAGCTTAAAAAATCGGGCAAAAAAGTGATCATCATCGATCCTATCAAGAGCGAAACAGCTCAATACTTCGACAAAGCTCAGTGGGTAACTCCTCTGCCAAATACCGATACAGCGATGATGCTTGGTATGATGCACTACCTATATACAAGTGACAAATACGATAAAGAGTTTATCTCAACTTACACAGTGGGCTTTGATAAATTCCTTCCTTACCTGCTTGGCAAGACAGACGGCGTGGCAAAAGACCTAGAGTGGGCGAGTAAAATTTGCGGACTTAAAGCTTCGCTTATAAAAGAGCTTGCAGATACCTTTATGGATAACCGCACTATGCTAATGAGCGGATGGGGTATGCAAAGAGCTCATTACGGCGAGCAACCGCACTGGGCTATGGTAACTCTAGCTGCTATGCTTGGACAAATCGGACTTCCTGGCGGTGGATTTGGTCTTAGCTATCACTACTCAAACGGCGGTGCGCCGACTTGCAAAGGCGGCGTATTAAGCGGTATGAACAGCGCAAGCGTTGGAAATTTCAATGAAGCGGGAGAGTTTATAGGAAGTGTTACAGGTGGCTTTGATAAAAATGGTAAATTTGTAGCAAAAACTGTTTCTTCGGGTGGCACAGGTCAAAGCTGGCTTTCGAAAGCGACAGAGTATGTATTCCCTCTAGCTAGGATAGCTGAAGCTCTGCTAAATCCGGGCAAAATTATAGATCACAACGGTAAGAAGATAACATATCCTGATATCGACTTTATCTACTGGGTCGGCGGCAACCCTTTCTGCCACCACCAAGATACAAACACACTTGTAAAAGCGTGGCAAAAACCTCGCACTATCGTAGTAAATGAGCCATACTGGACGCCGACTGCAAAGATGGCTGATATAGTGTTCCCTACAACAACTCAGTATGAGAGAAACGACATCACTATGACCGGTGATTACTCAAATATGAACATTGTTCCGATGAAACAAGTTGTTGAGAAATTTGGTGAGGCAAGAGATGACTATCAAATTTTCACCGATCTATGCAAAGCTTATGCTAAAAATTTAGTCGTAGCCTACACAGATAATGGAAAAGACGAATTTGACTGGATAAAAGAGTATTACAACGGAGCATACGCTCAGGTAAAAGCAAACCCTGATCTAGTAACAGACATGAAAGAATTTAACGAATTCTGGAATGAAAACAAGGCTATTACATTTGCTTCTACACCTGAGAGCGATCAGTGGGTGAGATTTGGCGAATTTAGAGAAGATCCTATCCTAAACGCACTGGGAACGCCGTCAGGTCTTATAGAAATTTACTCAGAAACTATCGAAAAGATGGGATATGACGACTGCAAAGCTCACCCTATGTGGTTTGAGCCTATCGAGTGGCTGGGTATGAAGGATAAACCTGCTAAATTCCATATGATAAGCGCTCACCCGGCAGATAGACTTCACTCGCAACTAAGCAACACA
This genomic interval from Campylobacter sp. RM16189 contains the following:
- a CDS encoding bifunctional 3,4-dihydroxy-2-butanone 4-phosphate synthase/GTP cyclohydrolase II — protein: MDRVEQAIADIRNGKMVVMVDDEDRENEGDLVFAGAFSDTQKVNFAITHARGVLCLAVCEEIAKRLELDLMVSKNTSCHETAFTVTIDAKAATTGVSAYERDMTIRLATDHTSKPEDFVKPGHIFPLIAKKGGVLSRTGHTEGSVDLCKYAGVTQAAVICEIVKDDGNMARRADLEEFCKKFGLNMVSVSELVEYRLKHESLIDIKEKSDAKIAGFNAVKYDIIDHKDQTHFAFAFGEINKRANVKFHKTASDIELLTSAKFEDLLKSIKYLSENGGVLVFLQDEKTCDSTIKDFGIGAQILRKLGVEEIELLSSSKNREFVALGGFGLDIVEYKELN
- a CDS encoding ATP-binding protein, coding for MIFTLFFLFGTICVWFYYASGDVKFLVLAGFLLASFLIYLLAGNKAQNKNDVERAFAKTPNLGLLLVDESGIIKFINKKFEQIFNLESKIYYEREFNSLVLNSKELECLKSFLNLKNHPHENQNFIVCIDKIFYRLNVSSVLEGGVKFDGFIITASDVTHERELEEKQAEHHRMLISNAKMAVVGEMINSISHQQRQPLSSILLSLENIEDCLNEAKFDETRTHLSRCKNGIRLMDETISAFRSFYKNDNNIINFNVKDVINELAFIVKPQMNTNGILFEFECEEGEFIVCGMSSYVKQILLSLLSNAKDELVNFMQDDIYFEPRVWVGLQRAKGEICISVSDNGSGIKGDKERIFEPFFTTKEETGTGMGLYVAKILATDKLSGRLVLESAKEPTKFALYLKREVKEADNV
- a CDS encoding response regulator transcription factor, which produces MYSKIKEILKDVNLLLVEDDDDLREAIKSAIEHYVHEIYACRDAKEALECFGSRNINLIVSDINMPRMSGLKMASIIRKSDENVPILFLTAYDSDENMLSAIDVKSSGVLKKPFDKRELVMTMSFAANKFRSDFASVDLKNGFVFNAFTRELYKDGEVVALTKKEQALLHLFLKNQTRTVSFEMIEANVWQGESCTSDAIRSFVYKLRKKLYPELIQSAQGRGYKLCLNEECDRTVSEVGYV
- a CDS encoding cytochrome C, whose translation is MKKVLLSVTLACSLFAAGEVYTDVVKPLFSDATSTKSIGRLLPTNAVKISEDSGDRVKIVIRGYKNPAIDNVIYYSDSQRVIAAAFAKTAKIEYKTLEKGKNGKWDKVEAVAYTTKGEFVNEVSSMFARADQLYKDNCGICHGAHATDHYTANQWPGLVKSMLSRTAIDKKDEWLITQYLQKHSSDVK
- a CDS encoding molybdopterin-dependent oxidoreductase → MNRQRRDVLKFGALLAGAPLLSKVTATNLLADELNPALVKNGTVNTAAHWGMLKVDVKDGVIVGSGPVQKTSEIPNPLQNFTADMVYKSRIKYPMVRKSYLMDPNNPKPELRGKDEWVRVRYEDAIKLVARELKKTRKEKGNQAVFAGSYGWKSSGNVHNSRILLHRFMNLSGGFVGHLGDYSTGASQVIMPHVVGSIEVYEQQTSWPLILEHSKVVVIWGANPISTLRIAWTSTDEQGFKYFEELKKSGKKVIIIDPIKSETAQYFDKAQWVTPLPNTDTAMMLGMMHYLYTSDKYDKEFISTYTVGFDKFLPYLLGKTDGVAKDLEWASKICGLKASLIKELADTFMDNRTMLMSGWGMQRAHYGEQPHWAMVTLAAMLGQIGLPGGGFGLSYHYSNGGAPTCKGGVLSGMNSASVGNFNEAGEFIGSVTGGFDKNGKFVAKTVSSGGTGQSWLSKATEYVFPLARIAEALLNPGKIIDHNGKKITYPDIDFIYWVGGNPFCHHQDTNTLVKAWQKPRTIVVNEPYWTPTAKMADIVFPTTTQYERNDITMTGDYSNMNIVPMKQVVEKFGEARDDYQIFTDLCKAYAKNLVVAYTDNGKDEFDWIKEYYNGAYAQVKANPDLVTDMKEFNEFWNENKAITFASTPESDQWVRFGEFREDPILNALGTPSGLIEIYSETIEKMGYDDCKAHPMWFEPIEWLGMKDKPAKFHMISAHPADRLHSQLSNTSIRDNYAVANREPIWIHEKDAKSLGIKNGDLVRVFNARGEALAGAVVTKNIMPGVVRLCEGAWYDPDMNGLCKNGSANMLTIDMPTSKLANGNISHTALVNIEKFKGEAPKLTAFSDPKFAM